The following proteins come from a genomic window of Flavobacterium crocinum:
- the gloA2 gene encoding SMU1112c/YaeR family gloxylase I-like metalloprotein codes for MLTLNKIHHIAILCSDYEKSKYFYTQILGLTIIREIYREERQSYKLDLALNGSYVVELFSFPDPPQRPSRPEAVGLRHLAFEVINLEETIAFLTSKNIESEPIRIDETTEKRFTFVADPDLLPIEFYER; via the coding sequence ATGCTTACTCTCAACAAAATTCATCATATTGCCATTTTATGCTCCGATTACGAAAAATCTAAATATTTCTATACCCAGATTTTAGGTCTGACTATTATTAGAGAAATTTATCGTGAAGAACGCCAGTCTTATAAATTAGATTTGGCTTTAAATGGTTCGTATGTGGTTGAATTATTTTCTTTTCCAGATCCGCCGCAACGACCTTCAAGACCAGAAGCTGTCGGTTTGCGTCATTTAGCTTTTGAAGTGATCAATCTGGAAGAAACCATTGCTTTTTTGACTTCAAAAAATATTGAATCAGAACCAATCCGAATTGATGAAACAACCGAAAAACGTTTCACTTTTGTTGCTGATCCAGATTTACTGCCAATAGAGTTTTATGAAAGATAA
- a CDS encoding chloride channel protein, translated as MNKTAQIKKNHQFIKFRKLVIVSILIGFLSAFLGISLKKITEYYEEIFFHEVSVHPLFYIIFPVFGLSVIYFLRQYLFKKKENKGIKEVFESTQTKKNLPSYKIPSHFINGLLTVIFGGSTGIEVSTVVATATIGSVAHEKENVFRQYKTELICAGVAAGITALFSSPIAGVLFAFEVISRKVTRAFIISNLVAVSIAFGLLTILKEEPLFAVSITTWHLKAIPYFILLGILAGMNSVYLTKCVLFIKSQFGKINKHYYKIIIGSAVLSISLFFFPQLYGEGYHAIKGIFGTSNQLPLTITLAMTFIAILILKPIVTSITLASGGDGGVFAPSLFIGAFLGLLLASVLNTFFHVNVIPVNFMIIGMAAVLSASIHAPFTAIFLVCGLTNDYTLFLPILVVCLISKYTAKAIYPYTVYSYSPSLIK; from the coding sequence ATGAACAAAACGGCGCAAATCAAAAAAAATCATCAATTCATTAAATTCCGAAAATTAGTTATTGTTTCTATTCTAATTGGCTTTCTTTCAGCCTTCCTCGGAATTTCACTCAAAAAAATAACCGAGTATTACGAAGAGATTTTCTTCCATGAAGTTTCGGTTCATCCATTATTTTACATTATTTTCCCTGTTTTCGGATTATCTGTAATTTATTTTCTAAGGCAATATCTTTTCAAGAAAAAAGAAAACAAAGGCATTAAAGAAGTTTTTGAAAGTACACAGACTAAAAAAAATCTGCCATCTTATAAAATTCCGTCTCACTTTATAAACGGATTATTGACTGTTATTTTTGGAGGATCAACCGGAATCGAAGTTTCGACAGTTGTTGCAACTGCCACAATTGGTTCAGTCGCTCATGAAAAAGAAAATGTTTTCCGTCAATACAAAACCGAATTAATCTGTGCGGGAGTTGCTGCCGGAATTACAGCACTTTTTAGCAGTCCGATTGCGGGAGTTTTATTTGCTTTCGAAGTAATTTCCAGAAAAGTGACACGCGCTTTTATTATATCTAATTTAGTTGCCGTTTCGATTGCTTTTGGTTTATTAACTATTTTAAAAGAAGAGCCTTTATTTGCAGTTTCCATTACAACCTGGCATTTAAAAGCCATTCCTTATTTTATCCTTTTAGGAATTCTAGCCGGAATGAATTCTGTTTATTTAACCAAATGTGTTTTATTCATTAAATCTCAATTCGGAAAAATCAATAAACATTATTACAAAATCATTATCGGATCTGCCGTTTTAAGTATTTCACTATTCTTTTTCCCTCAATTATATGGAGAAGGTTATCATGCTATAAAAGGAATTTTTGGAACTTCAAATCAGCTTCCTTTAACTATTACTTTGGCAATGACATTTATTGCAATCTTAATTTTAAAACCAATCGTAACCTCAATAACGCTTGCTTCCGGAGGCGATGGTGGTGTTTTTGCTCCTAGTCTATTTATCGGTGCATTTTTAGGATTGTTATTGGCTTCGGTTTTAAATACCTTTTTCCATGTCAATGTAATTCCGGTAAATTTTATGATTATCGGAATGGCGGCTGTTTTAAGTGCCAGCATTCATGCCCCATTTACTGCAATATTTTTAGTATGCGGATTGACAAATGATTATACTTTGTTTTTGCCAATTCTTGTAGTTTGTTTGATTTCAAAATATACCGCGAAAGCAATTTATCCGTATACTGTTTACAGTTATTCTCCAAGCCTGATTAAATAA